The Lachnospiraceae bacterium KM106-2 nucleotide sequence TGTAGAAGGGGATGCAGTCTTCCTTCGCTATACGATCGGATGTGTCAGCAAAGAAATGAAAGCAGTTACAAATAAAGGTTTAGGCACTACATTAAAGATTAAGGCAGATGCACTGGGCTATTATTTCTATATGGTTGAGGATGAAGAAGAAATCTTTATGGGAAAGGCAGATACCAGATATGTTTCCACGGAAGTAGCAAGCGGATTTACAGGTGTCATCCTGGGACTTTATGCAGTTGATCCAAAGGAAAAAGGTCAGTGGGCAACATTTAAGGAGTTTCAGCTATCCCATGTAGAATAATAATAGGAATAAGGTACTCTTCTATCGTAATATAAAGATAGAAGGGTACCTTTTTTATTACGCTGGTAATGGTACTTTCACTACCTCGATGACAGGTTGATTAAAACAGAATCGCATAATGTTTGCTATATAGTAGACAAAAGATGAATGATAGCGTAATATTAATGCTGTATACTAAATAGAGAGGAAGAAGAGCAAATGATCGTAGAAGCGTTAATAAAAGAGTTAGCAGTTCGAGGATTTACAATCAAAGATAATCAACCGGAGCTTATTTATCCATTGTATGTATCCAATGAGGAGTATGCAAAGATATCTAAGAATTATCCGGTTACATTTGAGTATGTAATAGAGGAAATACAGGATATTCCACCATTTACAGATGCAGCGCATAAACATTATTTCAGTATCTTTAATGCAGAAGAGGAACTGGTTGCAGTCCTTGATATTGTAGATGGGTATAGTTATCAGGATAAGCATGATAAAGATTCCGTCTGGATTGGATTGTTCCAAATTGACAAAGCCTTTCATAGAAAGAAAATAGGGCAGTACATAATTGAAGCATTTATTAATGCATGTAAACAAAATCAAAGGAAAGTCATTCAGTTAGGTGTGATCAAAGAAAATCATGCAGGACTGGCATTTTGGAAGAAGCAAGGCTTTATAACATTTGCAGAAGCCAGCAATGGAACTTGCGATGTATTTGTAATGCAGCAGATAATATGATATGGTATTTTATGGAACTATATTAAGAGGGCAAGTAATTAATAATGGAGGGTAAAAATTGAATAAGAGGGTATTTGGATTTATCTTAGGTGTCTGCATGATAGTATGTCTAGTTGCATGTGGGCATGATACAGCCCAGAAAAAGACTTTGATCGAGGGAGCAAATAAGTCGATTAGCCAAGCAAAGAGTGTGGAGGCGGATGTAACCCTTGAATGTGAGTTAAGTGTTGAGTCCAGCAAACAAAGTAAGAAGATACCGGTAAAGCTGACAAGTCAGATTCAGATTGGTAATAATATTGCAAAATTTGATGGTAAACTTGCTGTGATGGAAAAGGAAGAAACGTTTCAATTATATGCCAAGTTCAATAAAAATGAAGTGAAACTTTATTATAAGCAAGGAGCAACCGGTAAATGGAAAATTAGTACGGAGAAATTAGATGAGAACATGGATCTCAGTATTCATGACATAAATCTTGTTAGCTTTTGTGATCAGTTAGAAGTGGAAAGCAAGATAGTAAAGAGAAATGATGAGGACTGTTATCATTTATCAGGAGAGATGAATCTTTCCTCGAATAGTAGTTTTATGAAGGATTTCAAACAAGGATTTGAAGCTGCTTCGAATGGTATAAAATTATCTGATCTTGAGGTGGAGGGGGGAGCTCCTAATCTTGATCTATATGTAACAAAAGAAGGAAAGAAATTGCAGTCAGTCGTATTTACAATGGGAGATATAGATTTTTCTAAAGTGATCAAATACTTTACGGCAATGAATGTCAAGGCAGGCATTCAAGGTCTTAAGGTTCAATTAAATATCAAGGGACTTAATTCAGTTGATCAGTTAGATATTCCAAATGTGGCATTTGAGCAATAAGTACAATAGGAGGAGAATATGGTGGAGATAAATGGAATTACTTACGAGTTCTGTGATAACATCGGACAGAATACAAAACGATTGAAGAGTTTTAATGAGTTAGCAAAAAGTACATTTGGCATTTCGTTTTCCAGTGTGGGAGGGGACTATGAACCACATGTTTTAATGCAGGATGACAAAGTCTGTGCGAACATTTCAGTAAATAAAATGCCATTAGTACTAGATGGAAAGAAAATATTTGCAATCCAGCTTGGAACGGTAATGACAAGAAAAGAATATCGGGGTAAAGGACTTAGTCGTTATATCATGGAGCACATCATAGAAAAGTGGAAGGATCACTGTGATATGGTCTATCTATTTGCAAATGATAGTGTGCTCGATTTTTATCCGAAGTTTGGATTTGTGGAGCAAAAAGAATATGATTATCAAGTGGTAATAGAGGAGACAAAAGATATCCCTGTTAGAAAACTTGATATGACAAAAGAGGCTGATATCACACTTCTTTGGGAGAAGTATAAGCAGGGGAATCCCTATTCTCGTTTTGTCATGGTTGAGAATTGTGATATTATGGAATTCTATTGTTTTGGTTTCTTAAAAGACAATGTCTATTATTGTGAAAAAGCAGATACAGTAATGGTTGCAGAAGAGGATGGAGATGTTCTCCTTCTTTATGATATCTTTGGCAGTGAAAGAATCACACTAACATCCATTATGAAAGCGATGGCAGCAGCGTCTGATAAGAAAAAGATTCGCCTTGGATTTACGCCTAAAGAGTCAGATGGATTAGTAGAAAACGTACATAAGGAAGAAGATACGACTCTCTTTGTTCTAAAAGGGGGAGAAGGAATCCTCAAGGGGCAGAAGATCATGTTTCCAATGATTTCACATGCATAAAAGTAAAATAGTGTTTGAGAGGTCCTAGAAAATAGTTTCTAGGACTTTTTTTGACCATTTTTCTATTTTATCCGTTAGTATAGTGAAAGGAGGATCGATCATGAATAAGAAAAATGAGAAGGAAATACAAGAAGAACAGTTTAGAGAATATAAAAATCTTATCTTTCGAATTGCGATAAATTAGAGAGTGATGGAGGATGTGTAACTCCAATTGATTTATATTATATAAGAAATCAATCTGGTGATCAAAAGAAGTTTCAATTACAGATTATGGACAGCAATGATAGAGCAAAATATATCCCATTAAATTTTAAAAAGTAATTTAATGTATCAAATATAAATATAACTTCCAATAATAAGAACAGGAATTGTAACTTAGTTACAGATGAAAGACAATTCATTTATTATAATCATCTCATCAAATCAAAGAGGTATAGAAAATGAAATCAAGAAATTGGATGTTGAAAGCATTTGTTTTGGGAGTTGTATTTTTTATCGCAGCGTTGCTGGTGAAGCCGGTGGGCGTATCTACACAATTTTCGGTATTATCAGGAATCATCCATAGTACGGTAAGACCGAATATCATTACAGAGGATCCAAGCAGAGAGACCGGATATAAAAGCACGAATGCCTATTATGATCGTAATGATGGAAAGATTGCAGAGGATATTAAGAATCCCCTGAATTATGGTTTTGTCTTTGTGTTAGCCATACCACTAGGTTCTTATATTGGTTATGTAACTACACGTAAGAATAAGACGAAAAGGAAAAGAGAAAAGTTACCGAGAAAACCGTTGAAATATTACGTTCCAACTTTTATCTCCGGGTTTCTATTGTTATATGGAGCAAGGATGGCAGATGGCTGTACGAGCGGGCATATGATGAGTGGAATCATGCAAGGATCGATCAGTGGTTATCTATTTGCAGGCGTTGTATTTGCTGTGGCAATACCAACGGCTATGTATGTAGGAATGAAATATAAAGGGAATGGGGGAAATGAATAGATGGAGATTATACTTGCAGTTATTTTAGGCGGTCTATTTGGCTATGCACTTTACTTTGCCGGAGCTTCGAATCCAAGACAACTATTATCCATGCTTCGTTTAGAGGATTTATCTTTAATGAAGATCATTGTATTTGCAATTGGATTTGCCAGTATTTTATTATCCATCTCAATTGGAATTGGAATCTTTGATCTGTCCCATCTTAGTATCAAGGCGACGAATCTTGGAGTGATCATCGGAGGCCTGATTTTTGGATTGGGATTTGGTTCTGCTGGAACTTGCCCTGGTACCTGCGTTGCAGCGACAGGAACCGATGGAATCAAGAAAGCAATTGCAGCAGTACTTGGTGGTCTTACAGGAGCGTTTGCTTTTTCCATGACCTATGGCTGGTGGAAGAACATTGGACTATTTGATCAGATGAATTTTGGAAAGATCACCTTATTTCATCTATCAGATAAGTTCCCTTCAGTATTTCAGTTTGGAGCAATTGGATTATTTATTACAGGCGTTATATTTGTGGTGATCGCATGCATGATTCCTATGAGAGGAAGACAATAAAGTAGAAAAGAGCAGATATCATATCTGCTCTTTTTTTAGGTAAATCATTATTTAGTTTTTGAGCATTGCTTTTGTAAAAGGGGTTGATAAAAGATAAACCTATGCAGTTACCAGATATAACCCTAAAATATAGCTATAAATCATAAAGGGGGTCCATTATGAGGATTAGAAAAACTATAGCAATGTTAGTGGGTATTTTAGTAGTATTCAGTCTTGCGGGATGTGGCAAGAAGGAAGCAGGAGGAAATTCAGCAAAGAAGGATGGAGGAGTTGTAACACTTAATTTCTATGAGCATTCCGATAGTAAGGCGATAGCTCAGGATTTAGTAGATGCGTATAACAAGTCTCAAAAGAAGGTTAAAGTTAAACTATCTCTCATCGCAAATGATGATTACGATGACAAGATCAAGGTTATGCTTTCCGGTGGTTCCGATATTGATTGTTTCTGGATCAGGGGTGGTTCGCAAGCAAGACAATTTGCACAACAGGGTGCATTACTTCCATTGGATGATATGATGAAATCTGAAAATGTTGACATCTCCAAATATGGAAAGATGGGAAATACTTTCCAGCATAATGGTAAGAATTATGGTCTTTGTACTTCCAAATCATGTTGGCTATTATGGTACAACAAAGACTTATTCGACAAAGCAGGAGAGAAATATCCAATCAATCTGACGTGGGATCAGTATACTGCGTTAGCTAAAAAGTTAACTAAGAAAGGTTACTATGGCGGTGTTTGTCCTAACTGGACAATGAATCTTGGTGCAACAGCAGTTGGTGAATATCTGACAGATAAGAATTTAACTAAAACCATGGAATATGCTAAATATCAGAAAGCATGGTACCAAGATGATAAGAGTTCTCCAAGTATTGAAGAACAATCCGGTTCTTTTGACTTAAATGCATTTTTCGCAGAAGGTAAAACTTACATGATGATCAATGGTGACTGGGAGTTCTTAACCTTCCCAGATGCAAAGCCAAACTTTACTTGGTGTGCAGCTCCATTGCCAATTTTTGATGGCGCAGAAGCAGAATCTACTGTCGGAAGTTCTGGCGCATTTAGTGTAGCTGCTAAGAGCAAACACCAAAAAGAAGCTTTTGACTTCATCAAGTTCTGCTGCTACAGCGATGAAGGTGCAACGATTTATGCTAAGAACTCAGCAGTACCTGCTTACCCATCTGATGCAGCTTTAAAAGAATACAAAAAGAAAGTTAAGGTACCTGGTGCAGAATATGTATTCTCAGCTAAAGTAGGATTAGAACAAGGATTAGATGCAAACTATGAAGAAATTAATACAGCATTCAAGGAGGAGTTAAATGATTCACTTGTAGGGAACTGCTCTTTGGATCAGGCATTTAAGAAATTTAAGCAAAGACGTGATGAGATCAATGCAAAATAGAAGATAGCTTACTTCTTCTAGTCATGGGGGCTGGTTAAGAGGCTCCCATGACATATCCTCAAAACAACCAATTAAGGAGGAAAGACATAGATGACACAGATTACAAAAAAGAAAAGAAGTACAAAGTTGAACCGAAGAGAGTGGGCAGCGGGTTATCTATTTTTACTGCCGAATCTTATAGGTTTTTTTATTTTTACCGCAATACCGGTTGTCATGGGCTTTATTGTCAGCCTGACAGATTATACGGGTTTTGGTGATTATCATTTTATCGGATTTTCAAATTACATAAAGATGTTTCAAGATAGCAGTTTCATTATTGCATTAAAAAATAACTTATTTTATACCTTTACCAGCGTGCCACTTACGATTTTATTCGCATTATTATTGGCCTTGATGTTAAATCGTAAATTATATTTCGGTGATGCATTTAAGACAGTTTATTTTTTCCCAAACTTGACTTCTATGGTAGCAGTCGGATGTGTTTGGCTTCAATTATTTGAAGAGAAAAATGGACCGGTAAATCAAATGCTTTCAGCTTTTGGAATGGACAATCCTCCAAAATGGTTCTGGGGAGCTGCAACAGCAATGATCTCCATTGTAATCGTAGTCGTTTGGAAGCAAGCCGGTTACTACATGATCATGTTCTTAGGTGGATTAAAAAATATTCCGACACATTTATATGAGTCGGCTAAAATAGATGGTGCAACGCCGATGGAAGCATTTCGTTATATCACTTGGCCAATGCTTTCACCAACAACATTCATGGTCACGATCCTTACCTTCATCGGTTCGTTCCAAGTCTTTGATATCATCAATGTTACGACAGAAGGTGGCCCCGGCAGAGCAACAACTGTACTTGTTATGAGAGTATATCAAGAAGCATTCCGTTATGGTCGTATGGGATACGCTTCTGCCATCGGTTATTTCTTATTCTTGATCGTCTTCTTGATCACATTAGTTCAATGGAAGACGCAGAAGAAGTGGGTTAATGATGATCAATAACATTAGAGCGGAAAGAAAGGTGAATCTACATGAGTAAGCGTAAGATAGTTTCTAAGAAAAAGAGAGAGCGTAGAACAAAGATCATTATTTTTATTGTCTGTCTGATCGTGGCTGCAGTTATGTTAATTCCATTCATATGGATGGTAAGTGCATCATTTAAAGCAAAGACAGAGATATTTACAAGACCGATCGCGTGGATCCCAAAGGTATTCCGGACGGTGAACTATACCAATGTATTTCAAAAGATTCCATTTTTTATTTACTTCTTAAATACAGCTAAGATTACGATCTGTGTTACCATTTTGCAGCTGATCACTTGTTCCATGGCAGCGTATGCATTTGCAAAACTGCATTTTCCAGGACGTGATAAATTATTCTTAGGTTACTTAGCAACGATGATGGTACCATGGCATGCGATCATGATTCCACAGTTTATGGTAGTACAGAAACTGGGCTTGTATGATAATCATTTATCGCTGATCTTGATCGGTGCATTTAGTGCATTTGGTGTATTTATTATGAGACAGAATATGCTCACGATTCCAGATAGTTTATGTGAAGCAGCGAAGATAGATGGATGCGGACCATTTAAGATTTATCTAAAGATCGCACTTCCATTGAGTAAGACAGGGTTAGCAACCTTAACCGCTTTGACCTTTACAAATGTGTGGAACGATTATATGGGACCTATGATCTACTTAGATACGGATACCTTAAAGACATTACAGTTAGGACTTGCAACCTTCAAACGAGAATTTGATACTGATTATGGTGCAATCATGGCTGGTACGGTTATTTCACTGATCCCGGTTGTTATCGTTTATGCATTTGCACAGAAGTATATTGTTGAAGGGGTCGCCTCTACAGGTATCAAAGGTTAAGTGAATCTTAGTTACTTTTTAATCTTTTACGACGGATGCGATCAAAATCATTCATCACTTGATCCAATGACTTCTTACCAAGTAAATATTGTTTGGCACAGGATTTAAAGGATTCTAAAATATCATCATATCCGGAGAGTGCAAGTTGTTCTTGCACTTTCTTTGTTTGAAAGAAGATGGAAGCATTTTTTTTACCGACTGTTTTTAGATAGAGACTTTTGATTTCATCATTGGAGTAAGCGTGAATGATCCCGTGCTGTGCGTAAATCTTAGCACCTTCTTCTCCACATAAAAATTGAATGAACTGAAAGGCTTCTTTTGGATGCGCACAGTACTTTGGAATGGATACGAATTGATATTGTCCCCATGTAATGCCAGAGGATTGGTCCTTAAATACCGGGATGGGTGCAATGTCCCAATTAACCTTGGTAAGACCTTTTTGTTGATCTTGAAGCAACATATTGACAATCCATTCCCCTTGTGGCATCATTGCAATCTTTCCAGCTTCAAATTCGCTGCGGACATCCACATTATCTTGATCCATCTGAGCATAACTCATATGAGAACCATCTAGATTGTAAAAGGTATTTAATAGCTCTAAGGATTGTCTTGTATAAGAGAGATCGTCATCGATCAAATAAGAAGAGTGTTGCAGAGCAGCAAAGTTAAAACACCAGGGAACCCAGTATCCACCATAGATTTTATTTTTTCCAGAACCTTTAGTCAGCTTTTTGGCGAGGGTCCGATATTCGTTCCAAGTCATTTGTTTTGGGTAGGGGAGACCGGCTTGATCAAAAAGAGTTTTATTATAAATGAGTGCCCAGCTCGTATTACGGGTTGGAATTCCATAATATTTATTATCCACAGCAATATCATTGAACATGCTTCCATAGGCAGTTACATCCATATCATTGTTTCGTATGTATGAGGTCAGATCTACTAATTTATCTTTTACTTGAACCATTTTAGAGATTCCTTTGATTCCGATCAGATCGATTTTAAGATTTGAGGATAGTAGTTCATCAATATGGTCATCGTAATAGTTGCTGTTTAGAAGATGAAGTTTGACAGTAACGGATGATTGCAAGGTATTGTAAGCTTCAATAACGGGAGAAAGATAGGATTCTTCATCATCCCAGATATAATAGTCCAGAATGATCTTTTTGGAATTAGAACTAGTCTGCTGCACAGAGGAAGTATCCGTAGTATTCGTTATTTTTAGTGCGTAGCAGAAGGTAAGGATACTGATAAAAATAAGTGAAATAACAATTATTTTTTTATTACGTCTTAGGTAATACATATTCATTCTTCCTCCCTCCCAATGCCAATTATGGCATATTGTGTTATAATTTTACATATATTATAATTTTATTAGGAAAATACGTCAAATAATTTTAATATATGGGAGGAACAAGTTGTGTTTTGTTTTATTTGGATTATCGTATTTATCTTCTTTTACTTGCTGATCCAAAAAGACAATCAGATCTCGTCGAAGTATCTGGCAGCGACCTTGATTGCCTATGTAGTGATGACCAGTTCGATGATTTTCTATTTATCAAAAGACACTTATTATTACAATGTGGTGAATAACTATTTCCAATTGCCGAAATTTGTGTGGAAATATTTAATGTTCGTAAGAATACCAAAGGATTTTATTATCCGTCTGATGAACTTCTCTTCCTTAGCAGTTGTTTATCTGGGATATTTATTTTCTCTTTCCTATGAAGAAAAATTATCAAAGCATCCATATCGCTGTATTAAAGTTGTTCCAGCTTTATTATTGGGGATACAGCTTATTATTTATGATCCTTTTGTGCAGTACAAGATGTATTTTATGATGTACCCCGATATGTTATCCATCGGGCAGATCACAGAAGCAATGCAAATGATACATAGAGTCACGGTACTGATCAATATGGGATTGATCCTATTTAGTATGTTTCAATTGTGTCTGACTTACCGGAAAGTATATTATCTTCACTTTCTAAGGAGTTATCTGGTGGGCGAAGGGATCTGTTATATTCTGATCATGTTATCCTATATGCTAATCTGCTGGTTTGCACCGGCATTTTTAGTGAAGATATCAAAGATCGCCAATTATAAAATGTATTTATCGATCCCTCTTAGTGATAATCAGATCATTTATACCGCATTCCCTTATTACTTAGTTATAACAACGCTTCTTTGTGCATTTTGCATCTATGAAGTCAGCAGTGTAAAGAAAAAAATGAAGATGAAGACCTTTACCATAACCAAGCAGATTGATGCAGCAGATACGACATCAAAAGTATTCTGCCATTACATGAAGAATGAGTTGTTAGCCATTGAATCCGAGATTGAGATGTTAGAAGTTACGGAGGAGAATAAAGAAGATATTAAAGATGTGATCGATCGTTGTAATAACCTATATCAAAGGCTAGATGTCATTCATCGAAGTACGAAACGATCGGAACTAAATTTGGTGGAGACTGATATGAAGATCTTTACAGAAGGGATGATCCGAAGAATGAAAGGTGATTTCCATCAGGTGAATCTACAGACTGAGATTGAAGAAGCAATTCCTAATGTCATGATCGATCCTAATTATTTAGAGCAGGCAATCAACAATATTATCGAGAATGCCATTGATTCTATGGAGAAACTTCCAAAGGAAAATAGGAATTTAACGATAGGTCTTTCTTCAATTGGTAGCTGGATCGTGTTAAAAATTCAGGATTCTGGGGTTGGGATTTCTAGGAAAAATATGAAGAATATTTTTACACCATTATATTCGAGCAAGCCGATTAAAAATCATTGGGGGATTGGACTCGCGCTGACGCATCGAATTATTATGGCTCATGATGGGAAGATCGAAGTAGAAAGTGAAGTAAATGTAGGAACAACATTTCGAATTCTTCTGCCAAATTTGAATCAATATGTTTCTTAATGGATAAGAGAGAAGGGGTATTATGGAGGATGTCATACGCGTATTGATCGCCGAAGACATGGAACCAATCCGCAAAAAGTATGTAAAGATATTATCAGCTGCCAGAGGAATTGAGGTAGTTGGGGATGTGGCAACGGGAAAAGAGGCAGTTATCTTAGCAAAGGAGACCGTGCCGGACGTTATTTTAATGGATATTGAAATGGAGAGTAAGGATGCAGGGCTGCTTGCCTCGAAGGAACTATTAGAAGAGTTTCCAGAAATGAAAATTATTATCTTAACGGTATATGAAGAAGATGAGCTTATTTATACTGCATTTCAGTTTGGGGTATGCGATTATATCGTAAAGAATGCTAAGGCCGAAGAGATGATCAAAAGTATTCAAAATGTATATGAAGGAAATGCACCATTGCGACCAGAGCTTGCAACGAAGATATTAGGCGAGTTTAAACGGGTAAAGTCTTATGAGAGCAGTTTTTTATATGCAGTTAATATTGTAAGTTCGTTAACGGGAACAGAGATGGAGATTTTACAATTATTACTGCAGCATAAGACGAGAAGAGAGATCTGTAAGATCCGCTGTGTGGAGATGTCGACCGTAAAGACACAGATCCGCAACATTCTTCAGAAATTTCATAAGCGTTCCACAGAGGAAGTTGTCATGTTGATCCATTCCATGAATTTGAATCAATTTATTGATAAGCAGGTGAAAGAGAAGGTATAAGGGAGGCAGGTAAATGAACTATATTGAAGTAAGAAATGAACAGTTTTATTATATGGGAAAACCAATCAGACTGCGAGGATTTGGGGTTGGCAGCTGGCTTAATTTAGAACATTTTATGATTGGGATACCAACATCTGATGAAATGATAAGAAAGGCATTAGAATCTAGTTTGGGAAAGGGCAGAAAAGATACTTTTATAGAGAAGTTTCAGAAAGGATTCTTTGGGGAAGAAGACTGTAAATTACTAAAGGAATGTGGAGTGAATTTCATTCGTGTGCCATTTAATTATCGATTATTTATTGATGATAATCAATTGGGAGAGTATAAAGAAAATGGATTTGCATGCTTCGATCGTCTCTTTGCACTTTGCAGAAAATATGAGATCTTTGTTATGATCGATCTACATACGACACCCGGATCACAAAATCCGGACTGGCATTCAGATAATTCTTATGGTGTACCTTTATTTTGGAAATATCAAATTTTTAGAAAGCAGATCACTAAGCTATGGATGGCAATTGCAGCAAGATATCGGGAAGAACCGATTTTAATGGGATATGATCTGATCAATGAGCCTGCTATGGCGGGATGGTCGTTGATTAATGAATTTTATCATGATACGATCGCTGGAATCCGCAGTGTAGATGAACGACATATTATTGTATTAGAAGGAGACCAGTTCTCTATGGATTTTACTGGATTGGAACATTTTAAAGATGATAAGATCGCAATTAGTTTTCATTACTATCCAACGGTATGGCATCCAGATCTATTAGATCGTTCTATGGATCGAAAGGTAAGAAAAGAAAAGATTGCAGACGGATTAGATCGTCTACTTGCGGTCAGAGAACGCTACCATTGTCCTGTATTTTGTGGGGAATTCGGTTATGGAGCCGATTGTGGAGAATTAGCTTATACCATGGGGCTATTAGAAGATACGGTTTCTTTGCTAGAGGACCGCAAGGTGGACTGGCTGCTTTGGTGTTATAAAGATGCTCATTTTATGAGTATGGTATCGCCAAAATGGGAGTCTGACTGGATGAAGCTAGTGTCTGATATCGGAAGAGAGTGGTCACAGGATATGGAAAAGGAACAGGCCAAAAAGATACTTGATTTGGTAAAGGAAAAGTATTTTACCAAGATGACCGAAGAGAATCGTTATCTATTACAATTTCGCTTAAGGGCTTGCTTGTATCTACTTCAAAAGGAGTATATCATAGAACCAAGGCTTCAAGGGATTAGTAAAGACAAAGCCCTAATGCTTCCAGAGGATTTTCAGTTTGAAAACTGCGAAGTGAATGAGCAATATAAAGATTTTATGAAGAAGGTACTTTTGGGACAGGAGGAATAAAAGGCGTGAAGAACAAGATTTGGGATACGACGCTTCCAATTGAGGAACGACTGGATGCGTTATTAGGAGAACTTACATTAGAAGAGAAGATTCAGAGCTTGACGGTAGAAACACCGGAAATCAGCCGATTGGGAATAAAAGCTTTTGCAATTGGATCGGAAGCAGCGCATGGAGTTCAAGCAAGACATGATGAAGAATTCAATAAAGAGAAAACCGTAGATACGACAACATTTAATCAGCCAATCGGAATGAGTATGACTTGGGATCCAGAATTGATTCAAAAAGCCGGAAAGGTAACTGGAGTAGAGGCGAGAGCAATCTTTAATCAACAAGGTCATATTGGTCTTTCCAGGTGGGCACCAACGGTCGATATGGAGCGAGATCCACGCTGGGGAAGGAATGAAGAAGGCTATGGTGAAGATCCTTATCTGACAGGAAAAATGGCTTCTGCTTATATTAAAGGCATGCAGGGAGAAGATCCTAAGTACATACAGTGTGCAGCAACACTGAAACATTTTTATGCGAATAATCAGGAAGATAACAGAGAAGTAGTATCATCTTCCATCGATGTAAGAAATAAAGAAGAATATTATTTAGAGCCATTTCGCAGATGCATTAAGGAGGGAAGAGTGGAGTCTGTCATGACTTCCTATAATGCAGTGAATGGGATACCTTCCATTGTGAATAAAGAAGTAAAGGAACGACTGAAAGGGGAGTTCGGCTTACCAGGTCATGTAGTCTGTGATATGACAGATTTTACACAGACAGCAGATTCTCATCACTTTACAAGATCTCATGCCGAGACGATCAGTTTGGCAATTAAAGCAGGGGTAGATTGCTTTACAGATACCAAAGAGTCGATCGTTAATGCTGCAAAGCAAGCGCTTAAAGAGGGATTATTAACGGAGGAGGAAATCGATCAGGCACTTCGTAATAGCTTTCGGACCAGATTTCGTCTTGGTCTTATGGATCCAAAAGAGTCATGCTCTTATAACGAAATTGAAGAATCGGTAGTCGATTGTAAGGAACATAGAGAGATATGCCTTAGCGTAGCAAAAGAGGCAATGGTGCTATTACAGAATAAAGAGAATCTACTTCCGTTTGATCCAGAAAAAAAGGAAAGTATCGCCGTGATCGGACCGATGGCGGATGAGTGGTGTATGGATTGGTATGCTGGAAATCCTCCTTACCGGGTTACCCCTCTTGGTGGTATTCAAAAAAGATTTCATAACGCGAAGATCACTTATGTAAATGGTTTGGATCAAGTAAGAATTCAAGCTGGAGATC carries:
- a CDS encoding periplasmic sensor signal transduction histidine kinase, which translates into the protein MFVRIPKDFIIRLMNFSSLAVVYLGYLFSLSYEEKLSKHPYRCIKVVPALLLGIQLIIYDPFVQYKMYFMMYPDMLSIGQITEAMQMIHRVTVLINMGLILFSMFQLCLTYRKVYYLHFLRSYLVGEGICYILIMLSYMLICWFAPAFLVKISKIANYKMYLSIPLSDNQIIYTAFPYYLVITTLLCAFCIYEVSSVKKKMKMKTFTITKQIDAADTTSKVFCHYMKNELLAIESEIEMLEVTEENKEDIKDVIDRCNNLYQRLDVIHRSTKRSELNLVETDMKIFTEGMIRRMKGDFHQVNLQTEIEEAIPNVMIDPNYLEQAINNIIENAIDSMEKLPKENRNLTIGLSSIGSWIVLKIQDSGVGISRKNMKNIFTPLYSSKPIKNHWGIGLALTHRIIMAHDGKIEVESEVNVGTTFRILLPNLNQYVS
- a CDS encoding N-acetyl-D-glucosamine ABC transport system, sugar-binding protein — encoded protein: MNMYYLRRNKKIIVISLIFISILTFCYALKITNTTDTSSVQQTSSNSKKIILDYYIWDDEESYLSPVIEAYNTLQSSVTVKLHLLNSNYYDDHIDELLSSNLKIDLIGIKGISKMVQVKDKLVDLTSYIRNNDMDVTAYGSMFNDIAVDNKYYGIPTRNTSWALIYNKTLFDQAGLPYPKQMTWNEYRTLAKKLTKGSGKNKIYGGYWVPWCFNFAALQHSSYLIDDDLSYTRQSLELLNTFYNLDGSHMSYAQMDQDNVDVRSEFEAGKIAMMPQGEWIVNMLLQDQQKGLTKVNWDIAPIPVFKDQSSGITWGQYQFVSIPKYCAHPKEAFQFIQFLCGEEGAKIYAQHGIIHAYSNDEIKSLYLKTVGKKNASIFFQTKKVQEQLALSGYDDILESFKSCAKQYLLGKKSLDQVMNDFDRIRRKRLKSN
- a CDS encoding putative two-component system response regulator, translated to MEDVIRVLIAEDMEPIRKKYVKILSAARGIEVVGDVATGKEAVILAKETVPDVILMDIEMESKDAGLLASKELLEEFPEMKIIILTVYEEDELIYTAFQFGVCDYIVKNAKAEEMIKSIQNVYEGNAPLRPELATKILGEFKRVKSYESSFLYAVNIVSSLTGTEMEILQLLLQHKTRREICKIRCVEMSTVKTQIRNILQKFHKRSTEEVVMLIHSMNLNQFIDKQVKEKV